One genomic window of Microbacterium sp. BH-3-3-3 includes the following:
- a CDS encoding CPBP family intramembrane glutamic endopeptidase: MAHGASSWSRFWNRGGFWRALLLAVVYLGVYLLIGFLLSRVLTPGGSLRGETGSAGDVFFGTGVPILVTGVLLVAFAASVGWRRELFSRQTLGGRRWMWTAVIVVLAINVFALLSIDYAAAGLPLVGAWLVTGLFIGFVEELVTRGFVVNLMRKAGHREIVVALASAGIFAALHLANLFTSTEGVAVVLQQVVYTFFFGLCMYLVLRVTRTLIAPMLVHASTDPTLELHGLFPANGLLGVVPTLSTYIVVLTGLILLIALIVSERRRAAAAPAFE; encoded by the coding sequence ATGGCGCACGGCGCATCGAGCTGGTCGAGATTCTGGAACAGGGGCGGGTTCTGGCGGGCACTCCTGCTCGCGGTCGTCTATCTCGGCGTCTATCTGCTGATCGGTTTTCTGCTCAGCCGCGTGCTCACCCCGGGCGGAAGCCTGCGGGGCGAGACGGGCAGCGCCGGCGACGTGTTCTTCGGCACCGGCGTCCCGATCCTCGTCACCGGGGTACTGCTCGTCGCCTTCGCGGCGTCGGTCGGGTGGCGCCGCGAGCTGTTCTCGCGGCAGACGCTCGGTGGGCGCCGGTGGATGTGGACCGCCGTGATCGTCGTGCTGGCGATCAACGTCTTCGCCCTGCTCTCGATCGATTACGCGGCCGCGGGGCTCCCGCTCGTCGGCGCCTGGTTGGTGACGGGACTGTTCATCGGCTTCGTCGAAGAGCTCGTCACGCGCGGCTTCGTCGTCAACCTCATGCGCAAGGCCGGTCACCGCGAGATCGTCGTGGCCCTCGCCTCGGCCGGGATCTTCGCCGCGCTGCACCTCGCCAACCTGTTCACCTCGACCGAGGGCGTCGCCGTGGTGCTGCAGCAGGTCGTGTACACCTTCTTCTTCGGCCTGTGCATGTACCTCGTGCTGCGGGTGACCCGCACGCTGATCGCCCCGATGCTCGTGCACGCGAGCACCGACCCGACCCTCGAACTGCACGGCCTGTTCCCGGCCAACGGCCTGCTCGGCGTCGTTCCCACGCTCAGCACCTACATCGTCGTGCTCACCGGGCTGATTCTGCTGATCGCCCTGATCGTGAGCGAGCGCCGCCGCGCCGCCGCCGCACCCGCCTTCGAGTGA